The following DNA comes from Acidobacteriota bacterium.
CCTCGCATCGGCGAAATCCCCCAGGCCGAAGCGCTCGATGAGCGACTCGACGCGTTGCCGCACCCGGCTGCGCGGGAAGCCGTTGACGAGGGCGAAGAACTCGAGCGTCTCCCGGGCCGTCAGGCGCGGGTAGAGCGCGGTGGAGGAAGAATGGAAACCCAGCGACCGCCGTACGGCGACCGGCTCCTCGACGATGTCGTGCCCCATCACGGTCGCCGTTCCGGAGGTCGGGCGGATGATGGTCGAGAGCATCCGCAAGGTGGTGGTCTTGCCGGCCCCGTTGGCTCCGAGGAGACCGAACACCTCGCCAGGACGACACTCGAAGTCGATGCCGTCCACCGCGCGGACTTCCCCTCGCGACTCGTCGTGGAAGACCTTGACCAGCCCCC
Coding sequences within:
- a CDS encoding ABC transporter ATP-binding protein → MSCSGRRAAHRRHSSAGSCGAAGRRRRAVAEIPVAARGLVKVFHDESRGEVRAVDGIDFECRPGEVFGLLGANGAGKTTTLRMLSTIIRPTSGTATVMGHDIVEEPVAVRRSLGFHSSSTALYPRLTARETLEFFALVNGFPRSRVRQRVESLIERFGLGDFADAR